The Acidihalobacter prosperus genomic sequence AGCGCGCATTGCAGGTCGTCGGCTATATGCCGCCCGGGGATTTCGTCAAGCACGTGCGCAAGGCCGCCGACAGTTGAGCCTGCCGGCAAGGGTGCGCCCCGCCCACCCGACGGGAAAACGCGCGCGAACGTCGGTTATTTTGCAGCGAACTGGACAGTTCATGCCGAATTCGGCACAATCCGGCGCTATTCAAGCTGTACGTGCCAGCATCGCCGCACATGTCGCGACTCCTACTTATCAACGGCCCCAACCTGAACCTGCTCGGCAAGCGCGAGCCCGGCGTGTACGGACATACCGGGCTCGATGCCATCGTCGATGACGCCACCAGGCAGGCGCAATCGCTGGGCCACGAACTGCTCCATTTCCAGTCCAATCACGAAGGCGCGCTGGTCGACCGCATCCAGCAGGCGGCCACCGAATCGGTTGACTACATCCTGATCAACCCCGCAGCCTACACGCACACCAGCGTGGCCTTGCGCGACGCGCTGCTCGCCACTGGCATCCCCTTCATCGAGATTCATCTGTCCAATGTCCATGCGCGCGAGCCCTTCCGTGCCCACTCCTACCTCTCGGACGTCGCACGAGGCGTGATCAGCGGTTTCGGCCCGCTCGGCTATCGGCTGGCCGTCGCGGCCGCGGCCGACGCGCTCGGACAACCACTCAAACAATAAGGCTTCAGTATGGATATCCGCAAAGTCAAAAAGCTCATCGAACTGCTCGAATCCTCCGGCATCGCCGAAATCGAGATCAAGGAGGGCGAGGAATCCGTGCGCATCAGCCGCCAGGCCACCCAAGGCGCAGCGCCGATCGCCTATGCGCCCGCGCCGGCGGCGGCCGCTCCCGCCACCGGCGCCACTGCGCTCCTGCATGCCGAAGCATCCGAAAACTCATCGGCGATA encodes the following:
- the aroQ gene encoding type II 3-dehydroquinate dehydratase, coding for MSRLLLINGPNLNLLGKREPGVYGHTGLDAIVDDATRQAQSLGHELLHFQSNHEGALVDRIQQAATESVDYILINPAAYTHTSVALRDALLATGIPFIEIHLSNVHAREPFRAHSYLSDVARGVISGFGPLGYRLAVAAAADALGQPLKQ